GCGTGGCCAGCGCCTGGGCAAGCTTCTTGGCCACGCGCTCGGCCATCTGGATGAACTCGTCCCCTGCCTCGGCTACACCGCCCCCCACAACGATCACCTCCGGGTTGAAGATGTTTACGAAGCTCGCCATGGCCACCCCGAGGTAGTAAGCCGTATCTTCGATGGCCTTTTTCGCCTCGGGCTCCCCCTGGTTCGCCCTGGCGAAGATTTCCTCCGTGGTGATCCTTGCCGGCTGCTCCTTTCCAGCGGCCTCCAGACGCTCCAAGTAGGTGCGGATCATCCCCGGCGCCGAAGCGTACTGTTCCACGCAGCCGATGTTGCCGCACCCACATGGGCGGCCGTCGAATTTGATCACCGTATGCCCTAACTCAGCGCCCGCAAACCATGCACCCCGATAGAGCTGGCCATCGATGAGGATGCCGCCCCCAATCCCCGTCCCCAGCGTGAGAAAGATCGCCTGTCGAGCACCCTGGGCCGCTCCCAGGCGAGCCTCCGCAAGGGCCATGACATTGGCATCGTTATCGGCAAAGGTCGGAAGTCCAAACCTGCCCTCCAGAACGCCGCGGATGTCCGCTCCTTCCCAGCCGGGAAGATTGGGGGCCCCTCCGGCCAGGATTCCGCGTCGGTAGTCTACCAGCCCCGGGCTTCCCACACCAATGGCCTGGACCCTTCCCCACTGCTTTGCCTTGTCCAAAAGCTCGTGCACTGCTGCTGTCATGCTTCCGAAGATCGCCTCTGGCCCCTTCTGGGCTTCGGAGGGCCGCTTCTGTCGGACCAGCAACTTCCCGTCACGGCCGGCCAGGCCATACTTCAGCCAGGTTCCGCCGAGATCAAGCCCGATGAACAGGTCCATTTCGCCGCCTTTCTTTCGCCAAGCGCCCGTCGACTTAGCTACTCTTCTTCGCTCGCGTACTGAACCAACGTGACTACCGGGTAGCGAGCCAGCTTTTCCCTTCCCCGCAGGAAACCGAGCTCGATCAGGAAGACGATCCCAACCACTTGGCCACCCAGTTGCTCAACAAGCGAAGCAGTGGCAGCCATCGTTCCGCCCGTGGCCAGCAGATCGTCCACGAGCAGGACCCTCTGGCCGGCCCGCACGGCGTCCCTGTGGATTTCGATGGCGTCTGTCCCGTACTCGAGAGCATACTCCGCGCGTATCGTTTCGGCCGGCAGCTTGCCCGGCTTGCGCGCCGGGACGAATGCAGCCCCCAGCTTGTAGGCGATCGCGCTCCCGAAGATGAACCCTCTGGCCTCTACACCCACCACAACCTCTGGCCTGGCGTGGGCGAACGCTGCGGCCATTTCGTCCACGGCGCAGCGAAACGCCTCGGGGTCCTGGAGGAGGGTGGTGATGTCCCGAAACACGATTCCTGGCTTCGGAAAACCAGGGATGCTTCGGATCTTTGCTTTGAGGTCCTTCGCCTCCATTGTCCACTCCCTTCCGCGCGATCCGGGTGTCAGAAACGGACTTCGAAGGACTTAAACTCCCCTGCAAAAGGCTCCCAATGGACGTCCACTCGGGTGACACGCGCGTAGCGAGGTCCGATGTTCAGCTCACGCGCGTAGTCTTCGATCATCCCACGCTCGCCCTCCACCACCGACTCCACGGTTCCATCCGGTCGGTTGCGGACGTAGCCCTTGAGGCCGCGCACGGTGGCCTGGCGGTAGGCGAAGTATCGAAAGCCAACTCCCTGCACCATCCCGTGTACGATGATGCGAGCCCGAGCGTCCATCTCCGGATTCCCTCAAGCAGATCGCCAGGCGTTTTCTCTGCGCCGGCGCGACTGAGCTAACGACAAAGCGACCTCCACGGCTTCTTCCGGAGTGGAGGCTACCCGAATAGCGGGATCGAAGCTCCAGCCCGCCAGGCTCACCACCGGGACGCCCAGCTTCAGACAAAACGCGATCTCCGAGAGGGTACCGTACTCACCGTCGACGGCGATGGCCGCATCTGCGGTCCGCACGATGATCACGTTTCGGGCATCCTGCATACCCGTGACCACCGCATAGTCCACATAGGGATTGGCGTCCCAGCGGCTGGTGCCCGGCAGAATCCCTATAGTGATGCCGCCCTTCTCTTTGGCCCCCCTGCAGGCAGCCTCCATCACACCGCCCAGTCCCCCACACACGATAATGGCCCCGCGCTCTGCGAGAAGGCGGCCAATTTGCAGCGCCAGGTCGTAGATTTCGGGGCCGACGACGCCGCTGCCCAAGACAGCGATGACGAGGTTTTCCTGCTTCGTTGCCATCACGGCTCCAGCCGATAAAGCATGCGTGGGAATGGGATCGTCTCCCGCACGTGAGACAGCCCGCAGATCCACGCCACTGTGCGTTCAATCCCCAGCCCGAACCCGGCGTGGGGCACGCTCCCGTAGCGCCGCAGGTCCAGATACCACTCAAAAGCTTTGCGGGGCAGCTTGTGTTGTTCGATCTTGCGTTCCAGAGCCTCCAGGTCGTCTTCCCGCTGCCCGCCACCAATGATCTCTCCGTATCCCTCGGGGGCAAGCATGTCCATGCACAGCGCCCGGTCCGGCTGCTCAGGATCGTTTTTCATGTAGAACGCTTTCACCGCTGCAGGGTAGCGGTGCACGATGACCGGTCGTTCGAAGCGCTCCGAAAGTACCGTTTCGTCCGTACCGCCGAAGTCATCCCCGAAGCGAAAGCCGGTCCCTGCCTCCTCAAGGATCCGGGCGGCCTCGTCGTAGGAGATCCGTGGGAAAGGCGTGCGGATCTTTTCGAGCGGCGCCAGATCGCGTCCAAGGGTCTCCAATTCGGCCCGCCTCCTTTCCAGCACGCGCTGCACAAGGTACTCCACCAACTCCTCGGCGAGCCGCATGTCGTCCTCGAGGTCGAAGTAGGCGACCTCCGGTTCGACCATCCAGAACTCGATCAAATGGCGGCGCGTCTTGGAGCGCTCCGCGCGAAAGGCAGGTCCGAAGCAGTAGACCTTGCCGAAGGCCATAGCGCCTGCTTCCATGTACAGCTGGCCGCTCTGGGTCAGGTACACCTTCTGGCCGAAGTAATCGGTCTCAAAGAGGGTTGTGGTTCCCTCGCAGGCGGCGGGAGTGAAAATCGGGGCGTCGAGAAGGACGAAGCCGCGCTCGTCGAAGAAGTCGCGGATCGCCCGAACGATCTCGTGTCGGACCCGCAGGATCGCCTGCTGGCGCGAGCTACGCAGCCACAGGTGGCGGTGGTCCATCAAGAAGTCCACGCCGTGCTCTTTGGGGGTGATGGGGTAGTCCTTAGCGATCTGAACGATCTCCAGGGCCTTGACCAGCAGCTCATAGCCACCCGGAGCACGCGCGTCTTGGCGCACCGTCCCGTAGACCTTGAGGGACGACTCCTGCGTTACCTCGGCCGCCAGGGCCCACGTTTTTTCGTCCACGTCCGCGTGCGAGACGACGCACTGAATGATGCCGGAACCATCCCTCACCAGGAGGAACTGCAGTTTTCCCTTGTCCCTCCGGTGGTAGAGCCAGCCGAAAACCCAGACGTCTTCTCCAACGTGCTCGCCGGCATCGCTTACGTAGATTCTACCTTCCACGGAAGCCAGAGCCATTGCTTCAGTCCCTCAGTTCGGCTTGGGTACGCTACTTTACCATACAGACGGGGACGGGGGCCCTACGCATCACGTGCACAGCGGTGCTTCCCAGAATGGCCTCCCGAAGTCGCGAATGGCCATGCCCGCCCAACACGGCCAAATCAACCCCTAACTCGGCTATGCCTCGGAGGATCGCATCCTCCGGGTCTCCGTCCGTCCAGGAGCTCTGAACCTCCAGACCGTAGGCTTCGAGATAGGCGCTCGCCTCATTGAGCACCCGCTCTGCCCATTCCCTCTCTTTCTGCACGGTAAGCACGTGCAGGCTACCCGGTAGGTGGGTCGCCAGCTCGGCTGCCAGCTGGAGAGCGCGATTAGCGCTCTTGCTCCCGTCGTACGCTACCAGAATCGAGCTCAGCGGCCGGAACCGCTGGTGCACGACCACGAGCGGCTTCTCAAGCTGCCGGCTGACCGCCTCGACCGTCGCCCCCAGAAGTCTCGACTCCCACTTGGCGTACTCGCCCCGCTGGCCCATAATGACCAGATCGACAACGTTCTCTCGAGCCACAATGGCGTCGATCGGTGAATCCGCCACCTTTTCGAGGACGAAGCGCACCTCGGGGCTTTCCTTCTTCAGGAACTCCCCGGCGCGCTCCAGCGTCTGGTCCGCTTTTTCGTTCAGGAGCTTCTCGGTTTCCTCACGGTAGCTTGGCGGAGGCATGACGGGGACGAAGCTGTCGGCCCCAAAGGTAGCGACCCACTCGTAGTTCCGTACATCCACCACAGCCAGAACACGCAACAGAGCCCCCAGCGCCTGGCCCAGCTCCATTCCGTGCCGCAGCACGGACTCCGTGTAGGCCGATCCGTCCACTGGCAATAGAATGGACTTGATCACCGCGCCCTCCTATCCCCAGGTCTCCATCTTGGGATGTCTGGTCATAAGGTCAAACAGGGCGTCCAGGGGTTTCTTCCCCTCGTAGAGAATTCGATACACCTCGGCGGTGATGGGCATATCCACGCCAAGGCGCTGACTGAGTTGAAAGGCCGCCCGTGCTGTGCGGACACCTTCGGCCACCATGGTCATGCGACGCAAGGCATCGTCAAAACTCAAGCCCTGGCCGATGTACTCTCCAAAGCGCCGGTTTCGGCTGTGGCGACTCATGCAGGTAACGATAAGGTCTCCCATTCCGCTGAGGCCGGCGAAGGTCATCGGATCGGCGCCGAGGGCTTTACCCAGCCGGACCATCTCCACAAGTCCACGGGGCTGCAAAGCCGCCTTGGTATTGTCGCCAAAACCCAG
The sequence above is a segment of the candidate division KSB1 bacterium genome. Coding sequences within it:
- a CDS encoding ROK family protein, whose translation is MDLFIGLDLGGTWLKYGLAGRDGKLLVRQKRPSEAQKGPEAIFGSMTAAVHELLDKAKQWGRVQAIGVGSPGLVDYRRGILAGGAPNLPGWEGADIRGVLEGRFGLPTFADNDANVMALAEARLGAAQGARQAIFLTLGTGIGGGILIDGQLYRGAWFAGAELGHTVIKFDGRPCGCGNIGCVEQYASAPGMIRTYLERLEAAGKEQPARITTEEIFARANQGEPEAKKAIEDTAYYLGVAMASFVNIFNPEVIVVGGGVAEAGDEFIQMAERVAKKLAQALATRGLRIVRAGLGNDAGTVGAILLAAESYDSQMARGS
- a CDS encoding adenine phosphoribosyltransferase — translated: MEAKDLKAKIRSIPGFPKPGIVFRDITTLLQDPEAFRCAVDEMAAAFAHARPEVVVGVEARGFIFGSAIAYKLGAAFVPARKPGKLPAETIRAEYALEYGTDAIEIHRDAVRAGQRVLLVDDLLATGGTMAATASLVEQLGGQVVGIVFLIELGFLRGREKLARYPVVTLVQYASEEE
- a CDS encoding acylphosphatase; amino-acid sequence: MDARARIIVHGMVQGVGFRYFAYRQATVRGLKGYVRNRPDGTVESVVEGERGMIEDYARELNIGPRYARVTRVDVHWEPFAGEFKSFEVRF
- a CDS encoding TIGR00725 family protein, with protein sequence MATKQENLVIAVLGSGVVGPEIYDLALQIGRLLAERGAIIVCGGLGGVMEAACRGAKEKGGITIGILPGTSRWDANPYVDYAVVTGMQDARNVIIVRTADAAIAVDGEYGTLSEIAFCLKLGVPVVSLAGWSFDPAIRVASTPEEAVEVALSLAQSRRRRENAWRSA
- the asnS gene encoding asparagine--tRNA ligase, whose product is MALASVEGRIYVSDAGEHVGEDVWVFGWLYHRRDKGKLQFLLVRDGSGIIQCVVSHADVDEKTWALAAEVTQESSLKVYGTVRQDARAPGGYELLVKALEIVQIAKDYPITPKEHGVDFLMDHRHLWLRSSRQQAILRVRHEIVRAIRDFFDERGFVLLDAPIFTPAACEGTTTLFETDYFGQKVYLTQSGQLYMEAGAMAFGKVYCFGPAFRAERSKTRRHLIEFWMVEPEVAYFDLEDDMRLAEELVEYLVQRVLERRRAELETLGRDLAPLEKIRTPFPRISYDEAARILEEAGTGFRFGDDFGGTDETVLSERFERPVIVHRYPAAVKAFYMKNDPEQPDRALCMDMLAPEGYGEIIGGGQREDDLEALERKIEQHKLPRKAFEWYLDLRRYGSVPHAGFGLGIERTVAWICGLSHVRETIPFPRMLYRLEP
- a CDS encoding universal stress protein, with product MIKSILLPVDGSAYTESVLRHGMELGQALGALLRVLAVVDVRNYEWVATFGADSFVPVMPPPSYREETEKLLNEKADQTLERAGEFLKKESPEVRFVLEKVADSPIDAIVARENVVDLVIMGQRGEYAKWESRLLGATVEAVSRQLEKPLVVVHQRFRPLSSILVAYDGSKSANRALQLAAELATHLPGSLHVLTVQKEREWAERVLNEASAYLEAYGLEVQSSWTDGDPEDAILRGIAELGVDLAVLGGHGHSRLREAILGSTAVHVMRRAPVPVCMVK